The Streptomyces sp. DG1A-41 genomic sequence ATCAGGCCAGAGAGATTCACGCCGCAACTTGTGCATCGTCCACGATCGCGATAGAAAACGGCCTTCCGTGCCCAACCTGGAGGGCGAACTCGCTTGAGCTCTCCGTCACGCTCGAGTAGTCGACCTAGCTCATTTTCATCCTCACCGATGTACTGCGGGTCGACTTCGCGGACGTATACGGCCAGAAATTTATGCAAATTAGCCAAGGCTCGCCGATTCGAGAACATGACGAAAAACACTTCATCGGCGATGCGGGACATGAGGTCCTCATAGGCCTGGGTCCCTTGCAGATCTACAAGGTAGTCGTAGCAAGCGTTGGCGACGTGGTGGGGATCGTCCAACTCCGACGGGTCGTCAACGTTTCCCGGCGCGGGTGCTGGGGTGTCCGGGATGAAGAAAAGAGGCTCGCGGATGATCCCATAGTTCATCATCGCGGCGTCTGCAGGGAGGATCCACTGGGGATTGAGCGGGTCGGTTCCGAAGGGAACCCGCGTGGGGCCGTCGGTATCACCCATGAGAATGTCATCGGCGATAAAACGGATGAACTTATGAAGGGCGGAATCCTTTTGCCAGTTCGGGAGGAACTCGTAGATTCCGTTATCAACGGTCAATGCTTCCAATTCGCGTAAGTAGGCGAATGGGTCGCGGGTGATGATGTCGACAGCGTTGGCTATCCGGTAGGTGCGGAAGTACTCATGTGTCAGCCACTCGCTCTTCTTTCCTCTCACTCATTCCTCCTTTGGTAGGCCATTGCTGTCGGCTCCCATCGTGCCCTGTGTGGAGGGCGTCCCGCTCGTTGATGCTTTAGGTCGGCGGAACGGCTTTGGGCTGGAGCTGCTTTGGGGCGAGTGATCATGGCCCCGTAAGCTTCCGGCGAGTCG encodes the following:
- a CDS encoding HNH endonuclease signature motif containing protein, which gives rise to MRGKKSEWLTHEYFRTYRIANAVDIITRDPFAYLRELEALTVDNGIYEFLPNWQKDSALHKFIRFIADDILMGDTDGPTRVPFGTDPLNPQWILPADAAMMNYGIIREPLFFIPDTPAPAPGNVDDPSELDDPHHVANACYDYLVDLQGTQAYEDLMSRIADEVFFVMFSNRRALANLHKFLAVYVREVDPQYIGEDENELGRLLERDGELKRVRPPGWARKAVFYRDRGRCTSCGVNLSGLIDTFDVANYDHMMPLSRGGLNDVTNLQLLCERCNNRKADRITIPSNRYRRWY